The following proteins are encoded in a genomic region of Sulfurovum indicum:
- a CDS encoding thioredoxin family protein, whose translation MTLEQLQQTIREEVGVLLYFSGESCNVCHALRPKFKELFDKEFPLIRQIYLDAHENPEISAHFQVFSVPTMIVFLDGREFVREGRAVSLHKMTEQLKRPYTMMTE comes from the coding sequence ATGACATTGGAACAACTGCAACAAACCATTAGAGAAGAGGTAGGCGTACTCCTCTACTTCTCAGGAGAGAGCTGCAACGTCTGCCATGCCCTCAGACCCAAGTTCAAAGAGCTTTTTGACAAAGAGTTCCCTCTCATCAGACAGATCTATCTTGATGCACACGAAAACCCGGAGATCTCGGCACACTTTCAGGTCTTCTCTGTACCGACGATGATCGTCTTTCTTGACGGCCGTGAGTTCGTACGTGAAGGCAGGGCGGTAAGCCTGCACAAAATGACCGAGCAGCTCAAACGCCCCTACACGATGATGACAGAGTGA
- the gyrA gene encoding DNA gyrase subunit A, with protein MADLFEDGQNTEEVLIEDSIKTSYLDYSMSVIIGRALPDARDGLKPVHRRILYAMNDLNLSHRAPYKKSARIVGDVIGKYHPHGDNAVYDALVRMAQDFSMQAPLIDGQGNFGSIDGDNAAAMRYTEARMTRIAEELLSDIEKDTVDYVPNYDDSMVEPDVLPSRVPNLLLNGSSGIAVGMATNIPPHRLDELVEALVMRIDNPEVTVEDLMKVVHGPDFPTGGIIFGRKGITDAYTTGRGRIKVRAKTHIEQKGNKEVIIIDELPFQVNKARLIENIAQLVRDKHIEGISEIRDESDREGIRVVLELKRDAMSEIVLNNLFKSTQMQVTFGIIMLAINNKEPKVFNLMELFDLFLNHRKTVVIRRTIFDLEKARARAHILEGLKIAVDNIDEVIRIIRASEDDEDARNNLMERFKLSEIQAKAILEMRLRRLTGLEIEKIENELAQLLKTIAELESILKSESKINAIIREELVEIGEKYTTPRRTEIVDDYDDIDIEDLIPNEPMVVTITHRGYIKRVPVKMYEKQHRGGKGKTAVTTYDDDFIESFFTSNTHDTLMFVTDRGQLYWLKVYRIPEGSRTAKGKAVVNLINLQPNEKIMAIIPTTDFSDEKSLVFFTKNGIVKRTNLSEYSNIRSSGVRAINLDEDDAIVGTEIVTPQTKWLFVATKKGLCIRFKVEDAREIGRVSRGVTAIKFKIDGDYVCGATTIESEDEELLMLSEKGLGKRTTASEYREQNRAGKGVISMKLTSKTGDVVGVVKVEEDKDLMCLTSVGKMIRVDMEQIRKAGRNTSGVKIVSVDKKDTVVSMAKCQKEEKPEATSEAQSEGGEEAAKSSSENNNNDNSLGLL; from the coding sequence ATGGCTGATTTGTTTGAAGATGGTCAGAATACCGAAGAGGTATTGATAGAGGACAGTATCAAGACTAGCTACCTTGACTACTCCATGAGTGTCATCATCGGTAGGGCGCTTCCCGATGCACGTGACGGGCTCAAACCGGTTCACAGACGTATCCTGTACGCAATGAACGATCTGAACCTTTCGCATCGTGCACCCTACAAGAAATCCGCGCGTATCGTCGGGGATGTGATCGGTAAGTATCACCCACACGGTGACAATGCCGTGTATGATGCTTTGGTGCGTATGGCGCAGGATTTCTCCATGCAGGCACCGCTGATAGACGGACAGGGGAACTTCGGTTCTATCGACGGTGACAATGCCGCAGCAATGCGTTATACCGAAGCGCGTATGACTAGAATAGCAGAAGAGCTCCTGAGCGATATCGAGAAAGATACGGTCGACTATGTACCCAACTACGATGACTCGATGGTAGAACCCGATGTGCTACCCTCCCGTGTACCCAATCTTCTGCTGAACGGTTCAAGCGGTATCGCCGTCGGTATGGCGACAAATATTCCGCCTCATCGTCTGGATGAACTGGTCGAGGCACTGGTAATGCGCATCGACAACCCTGAAGTAACGGTCGAAGATCTCATGAAGGTCGTACATGGACCGGACTTCCCTACCGGCGGTATCATCTTCGGCCGCAAGGGGATCACCGATGCCTATACTACCGGACGCGGGCGTATCAAAGTACGTGCCAAAACACACATCGAACAGAAGGGGAACAAAGAGGTCATCATCATTGATGAACTTCCCTTCCAGGTGAACAAAGCAAGACTTATTGAGAATATCGCACAGCTGGTACGTGACAAGCACATCGAGGGGATCAGTGAGATCCGTGATGAATCGGACCGTGAAGGTATCAGGGTCGTACTCGAGCTCAAGCGTGATGCGATGAGCGAGATCGTACTCAACAATCTCTTTAAGTCCACGCAGATGCAGGTGACCTTCGGTATCATCATGCTTGCGATTAACAACAAAGAGCCCAAAGTCTTCAACCTGATGGAGCTTTTCGATCTTTTCCTCAATCATAGAAAAACGGTGGTCATCAGACGTACCATCTTCGACCTTGAGAAAGCCAGGGCCAGAGCGCATATTCTGGAAGGTCTCAAGATCGCGGTCGACAATATCGATGAGGTCATCAGGATCATCCGTGCTTCAGAAGATGACGAAGATGCCAGAAACAACCTCATGGAGCGTTTCAAACTCTCCGAGATCCAGGCAAAAGCGATCCTGGAGATGCGTCTGAGACGTCTGACAGGTCTTGAGATCGAAAAGATCGAAAATGAACTTGCCCAGCTGTTGAAGACGATCGCCGAGCTCGAAAGTATTCTCAAGTCCGAATCAAAGATCAATGCCATTATCCGCGAAGAGCTGGTCGAGATCGGTGAGAAGTACACAACGCCAAGACGTACTGAAATTGTTGATGACTATGACGATATCGACATTGAAGACCTTATTCCAAATGAGCCGATGGTCGTCACCATTACCCATAGAGGCTATATCAAGCGTGTACCTGTGAAGATGTACGAAAAGCAGCATAGAGGCGGCAAGGGGAAAACAGCTGTCACGACATACGATGACGATTTCATAGAGAGCTTCTTTACATCCAATACACACGATACACTGATGTTCGTCACTGACAGAGGACAGCTCTACTGGCTCAAAGTCTACCGCATTCCGGAAGGGTCCCGTACGGCCAAGGGGAAAGCAGTGGTCAACCTGATCAATCTCCAGCCCAATGAGAAGATCATGGCGATTATTCCGACAACGGACTTCTCTGATGAGAAGAGTCTGGTCTTCTTCACCAAAAACGGTATCGTCAAGCGTACGAACCTCTCTGAGTACTCCAATATCAGAAGCAGCGGTGTCAGGGCGATCAACCTCGATGAGGATGATGCGATCGTCGGAACGGAGATAGTCACACCTCAGACCAAGTGGCTCTTTGTGGCGACGAAAAAGGGTCTGTGTATTCGTTTCAAAGTGGAGGATGCCAGAGAGATCGGGCGTGTTTCACGCGGTGTGACAGCCATCAAGTTCAAGATCGACGGTGACTATGTCTGCGGTGCAACGACCATTGAAAGTGAAGATGAAGAGCTGCTCATGCTCTCCGAAAAAGGTCTGGGAAAACGTACCACTGCCAGTGAATACCGTGAGCAGAACCGTGCGGGCAAAGGGGTCATTTCCATGAAACTGACATCGAAGACCGGTGATGTGGTCGGTGTCGTAAAGGTCGAAGAGGACAAAGACCTGATGTGTCTGACCTCTGTAGGCAAAATGATCCGTGTGGATATGGAGCAGATACGAAAAGCCGGACGTAACACCTCAGGTGTCAAGATAGTCTCGGTTGACAAAAAGGATACTGTAGTAAGTATGGCAAAATGCCAGAAAGAAGAGAAGCCTGAAGCAACAAGCGAAGCGCAGAGCGAAGGTGGAGAGGAAGCTGCCAAGAGCAGTAGTGAAAACAACAATAATGACAACAGTTTAGGATTGCTATAA
- a CDS encoding aspartate-semialdehyde dehydrogenase, translating into MKKYNIAVVGASGAVGEELFRVLEEVKFPINDLLPLASANSAGIEVECQGNTYKIEELTESVFEGRDIDIAFFSAGGSISAHYAKYAVEAGAVVIDNTSHFRMDPDVPLVVPEVNPEDIELWEDTGIIANPNCSTIQMVQLLKPLHDLYGIKRVDVSTYQAVSGAGKAGMEELVRQMQDFFAFKLDESEVKAFAHKIALNVIPQIDTPQPNGYTKEEMKMVNETNKIMHTDFAVSATCVRVPVLRSHSESITVTFKEGVDVSVAEAREALDNFENVKVVDDLETHQYPMPIISTDTDYTYVGRIRKDIFAENILHMWGVADQVRVGAATNAVRIAQKWIKLQENI; encoded by the coding sequence ATGAAGAAATACAATATTGCAGTAGTCGGTGCCTCAGGTGCCGTAGGGGAAGAACTTTTCAGAGTCCTTGAAGAGGTGAAGTTCCCCATCAATGATCTTTTGCCTCTGGCAAGTGCCAACAGTGCAGGGATAGAGGTGGAGTGCCAGGGAAATACCTATAAGATCGAAGAGCTGACCGAAAGTGTGTTCGAAGGACGCGATATCGATATCGCTTTTTTCAGTGCCGGCGGGAGTATCTCTGCGCACTATGCCAAATATGCGGTAGAAGCGGGGGCTGTGGTCATCGACAACACCTCCCACTTCAGAATGGACCCGGATGTCCCTCTTGTCGTACCGGAAGTGAACCCTGAGGACATTGAGCTGTGGGAAGATACCGGTATCATTGCAAACCCAAACTGTTCGACCATTCAGATGGTACAGCTGCTCAAGCCTCTGCATGACCTTTACGGTATCAAACGTGTAGATGTCAGTACCTATCAGGCGGTCTCGGGAGCCGGGAAAGCAGGTATGGAAGAGCTTGTCAGACAGATGCAGGACTTTTTTGCCTTCAAACTGGATGAGAGTGAGGTAAAGGCCTTTGCGCACAAGATTGCGCTCAATGTCATTCCCCAAATCGATACGCCGCAGCCGAACGGCTACACCAAAGAGGAGATGAAGATGGTCAACGAGACCAACAAGATCATGCATACCGATTTTGCCGTAAGTGCGACCTGTGTGCGTGTGCCTGTACTCAGATCCCACTCCGAGTCCATCACCGTTACCTTTAAAGAGGGAGTCGATGTGAGTGTTGCAGAAGCGAGAGAAGCGCTGGATAACTTTGAGAATGTCAAGGTCGTCGATGACCTTGAGACGCATCAATACCCTATGCCGATCATCTCCACCGATACGGACTATACCTATGTCGGACGTATCAGAAAAGATATCTTTGCGGAGAACATCCTTCATATGTGGGGTGTGGCAGACCAGGTTAGAGTAGGTGCGGCGACCAATGCCGTACGTATCGCACAGAAGTGGATCAAACTGCAGGAGAATATCTGA